The Chryseobacterium aureum genome contains a region encoding:
- a CDS encoding S8 family peptidase, with protein METGRYIVLLQDQQKKSLKKIEKELEVNITSSELLSKENRSYEIIDHDNGVLYKNLGVLVVENRDEEQLKSAVKNQSNSIIYYEKEREFFPADELQLINELKKQSAGLAEKISELEKYITTKPLPQKSFVEMEWGLKAIGLENSNYTGKGIDVCILDTGLETSHSDFSAEEIEGKSFIDGQNWNRDPNGHGTHCAGVAAGNTRSDTGRRYGIARDCNLKIAKVLADNGRGTTSSVIDAIDWAITKKFRILSLSLASPVKLDDQPSVLFETIGERALENNCLIIAAAGNDSNRPQIPQPVSMPANSKSIMAIGAIDAQMKIARFSNAGINPSTGGNINVCAPGVDIISSYPKNAKNKNNLYYSMSGTSMAAPHVSGLAALYMEQFPDKSAKEIWELIENKARPIEGIKYRDIGNGLIQIYL; from the coding sequence ATGGAAACCGGAAGATATATTGTTCTGCTGCAGGATCAGCAAAAAAAATCGCTCAAAAAAATAGAGAAAGAACTGGAAGTGAATATTACTTCTTCAGAATTGCTATCCAAAGAAAACCGTTCTTATGAAATCATTGACCACGATAATGGTGTGCTTTACAAAAATCTGGGAGTTCTTGTGGTGGAAAATAGGGATGAAGAGCAATTGAAAAGTGCTGTGAAAAATCAATCGAATTCTATCATTTATTACGAAAAAGAAAGAGAATTTTTTCCCGCAGATGAATTACAGCTCATTAATGAACTAAAAAAACAGTCAGCCGGGCTCGCTGAAAAAATTTCAGAACTTGAAAAATACATCACCACCAAACCTTTACCCCAAAAATCATTTGTTGAAATGGAATGGGGATTAAAAGCTATCGGTCTGGAAAATTCCAATTACACAGGAAAAGGAATTGATGTCTGCATTCTGGATACCGGACTTGAGACCTCTCATTCTGATTTCTCAGCTGAAGAAATTGAAGGAAAATCTTTTATAGACGGTCAGAACTGGAACAGGGATCCCAACGGGCATGGTACACACTGCGCCGGGGTTGCTGCAGGAAATACCAGAAGTGATACTGGCAGACGTTACGGAATTGCCAGGGACTGCAATCTGAAAATAGCAAAAGTACTTGCAGATAACGGAAGAGGAACTACCAGCAGCGTGATTGATGCGATAGACTGGGCAATCACGAAAAAATTCAGGATACTGTCTCTTTCACTGGCTTCTCCGGTGAAACTTGATGATCAACCTTCTGTACTCTTTGAAACCATTGGCGAAAGAGCACTGGAAAATAACTGTCTTATTATAGCGGCAGCAGGAAATGACAGCAACAGACCCCAGATTCCGCAGCCGGTTTCTATGCCGGCCAATTCAAAATCTATTATGGCAATCGGGGCGATTGATGCCCAGATGAAAATTGCCAGATTTTCAAATGCAGGAATCAATCCGTCTACAGGAGGAAATATCAATGTGTGCGCTCCCGGAGTTGATATCATCAGTTCCTATCCTAAAAATGCTAAGAACAAAAATAATTTATATTACAGCATGAGCGGTACAAGCATGGCAGCACCACATGTTTCCGGACTTGCCGCTTTGTATATGGAACAGTTTCCTGATAAATCGGCAAAAGAGATCTGGGAACTGATTGAAAACAAAGCAAGGCCTATTGAAGGCATAAAATACAGAGATATAGGAAACGGTTTAATACAGATATACCTATGA
- a CDS encoding endonuclease/exonuclease/phosphatase family protein produces MNFRFSMVFLMLFALGFSQDLTVMSFNIRLNVESDKDNAWPKRKQDVADLLTYYHPDYFGVQEALPEQMKDIKTGLKNYDYIGVGRDDGKEKGEFSAIFYDTNKLEVVKSGTFWLSETPEKPSKGWDAALNRICTYAVFKDKKSKKEFLAMNLHFDHVGNVARVKSSELILKKIKELNPQNLPVTLSGDFNLTDDSEPIKILSQNMKDTFYHSETKHYGPVGTFTGFNVNEVPKDRIDYIFTQGFKIRSHRHINDRRENLLYPSDHFPVIVNLSL; encoded by the coding sequence ATGAATTTCAGATTTTCAATGGTGTTTCTGATGCTTTTTGCATTGGGATTTTCACAGGACCTTACCGTAATGAGTTTTAATATCAGACTGAATGTAGAGTCGGATAAAGACAATGCCTGGCCGAAAAGGAAACAGGATGTTGCCGATTTGCTTACCTATTATCACCCGGATTATTTCGGAGTACAGGAAGCACTTCCGGAACAGATGAAAGATATTAAAACAGGATTAAAGAACTATGATTATATTGGAGTAGGAAGAGATGACGGCAAAGAAAAAGGAGAGTTTTCTGCAATTTTTTACGATACGAACAAGCTTGAAGTTGTAAAATCAGGAACATTCTGGCTGTCCGAAACTCCGGAAAAACCTTCCAAAGGCTGGGATGCGGCATTGAACAGAATCTGTACCTATGCTGTATTTAAAGACAAAAAATCGAAAAAAGAATTTCTGGCGATGAACCTCCACTTTGATCACGTAGGAAATGTAGCGAGAGTGAAATCTTCCGAACTGATCCTGAAAAAAATCAAAGAACTGAATCCCCAAAATCTTCCGGTGACACTGAGCGGAGATTTTAACCTGACAGATGATTCAGAACCGATTAAAATTCTTTCCCAGAATATGAAAGATACGTTCTATCACTCAGAAACCAAACATTATGGTCCGGTAGGAACTTTTACAGGCTTCAATGTGAATGAAGTTCCGAAAGACAGAATTGATTATATTTTTACACAAGGTTTTAAGATCAGATCTCACAGACACATCAATGACAGAAGAGAAAATCTTCTGTATCCGTCAGATCATTTCCCGGTAATTGTGAATCTTTCGCTATAA
- a CDS encoding response regulator transcription factor: MKTKILLAEDDPDFGMILKQYLELEDFEVSWFQNPEDVVPLLQADFPFQIGILDVMMPNIDGFSLAKMIIKEKNDFPLLFLTAKNQKIDRLTGLKIGADDYIAKPCDPEELVLRIKNILKRTLPAVPETQIKIGEFSLDTAKLLLSHPNGNNRLTIREQELLLYLLKHNRTIITRDNILDNLWETNDYFTGRSLDVFISRLRKYFNSDPQIKIQSLRGIGFEVDFPTH; encoded by the coding sequence ATGAAAACTAAAATTCTTCTGGCAGAAGATGATCCGGATTTCGGAATGATTCTTAAGCAGTATCTTGAATTGGAAGATTTTGAAGTCAGCTGGTTTCAGAATCCTGAAGATGTTGTGCCATTGCTTCAGGCTGACTTTCCTTTTCAGATAGGAATTCTGGATGTGATGATGCCTAATATAGACGGTTTTTCACTGGCGAAAATGATCATCAAAGAAAAAAATGATTTTCCATTGTTATTTTTAACAGCCAAAAATCAAAAAATAGACCGCCTCACCGGACTGAAAATAGGGGCAGACGATTATATTGCCAAACCCTGCGACCCCGAAGAACTTGTTTTACGAATTAAAAATATTCTGAAGAGAACACTTCCTGCCGTTCCGGAAACTCAAATAAAAATCGGAGAATTTTCACTGGATACGGCCAAACTTCTGTTGTCACATCCTAATGGAAACAATCGTCTGACTATACGGGAACAGGAACTTCTTCTGTATCTCCTGAAGCATAATCGTACTATCATTACAAGGGATAATATTCTGGATAATCTTTGGGAAACCAATGATTATTTTACCGGAAGAAGTCTTGATGTATTTATCAGCAGGCTCCGTAAGTATTTCAACAGTGACCCTCAAATAAAAATCCAATCCCTGAGAGGAATTGGATTTGAAGTGGATTTTCCAACCCACTGA
- a CDS encoding sensor histidine kinase: MIAKSKILISVFAALFLLLLGIQVYFMYKTYQVKERDIYRSVNDGLTNYTDNLEDIQETKERNDDSLQEIIIKYHYKEISKKDFLRYFIENRKSARERLIHYIDSRYQKDGYKISARIRYLSIVHLPDSAKVITEPIVIFETPDVIKNPRIASNGSWETSTTKRDETEKGKIEKKNTFLVKTQTDFEIKNIKSIVFRELTLLIVCCVILLSGVLLLYIFTIKNLIRQQKQVEVLHTIVDNISHEFKTPIATLKIASKALKKEFNPETLPLIDRQVSRLESLMVQLHKDEMPDEMTAIHSEDWNFFIQDLSVTYPNIDFNLKNQVSQNLPFDKNLMETVIKNLCENSIKYEASAVTVSLHLRSQQLEIEVSDNGQGMETKELTTIFEKFYRIQNNNIHNSKGLGLGLYFVKKIITNYGGKIEVSSQINRGSTFKISVPYEN, from the coding sequence ATGATCGCCAAGAGTAAAATTCTGATTTCGGTTTTTGCCGCTCTGTTCCTACTTTTATTGGGAATCCAGGTGTATTTTATGTATAAAACCTATCAGGTAAAAGAGAGAGACATCTACAGATCTGTGAATGACGGCCTTACCAATTACACAGACAATCTTGAAGACATCCAGGAGACCAAAGAAAGGAATGATGACTCTCTTCAGGAAATCATTATAAAGTATCATTATAAAGAGATCAGTAAAAAGGATTTTCTCCGTTATTTCATAGAAAACAGAAAATCTGCCAGAGAAAGGCTGATTCATTATATCGACAGCCGTTACCAGAAAGATGGCTATAAAATTTCAGCCAGAATAAGATATCTGTCTATTGTACATCTTCCGGACAGTGCAAAAGTAATTACTGAACCTATTGTTATTTTTGAGACACCGGATGTGATTAAAAACCCACGTATTGCCAGCAACGGGAGCTGGGAAACTTCTACCACGAAAAGGGATGAAACTGAGAAAGGGAAAATTGAAAAAAAGAATACTTTCCTGGTTAAAACCCAGACCGATTTTGAGATTAAGAATATAAAGAGTATTGTTTTCAGGGAGCTTACTTTACTGATTGTCTGCTGCGTGATTCTTCTTTCGGGGGTTCTTCTTCTTTATATTTTCACGATTAAGAATCTGATCCGTCAGCAAAAGCAGGTGGAAGTTCTCCACACCATTGTGGATAACATTTCCCACGAGTTCAAAACTCCCATCGCAACTTTAAAAATAGCTTCCAAAGCATTAAAAAAAGAATTTAATCCGGAAACCCTTCCTCTGATCGACAGGCAGGTTTCCCGCCTTGAAAGTCTGATGGTTCAGCTTCATAAGGATGAAATGCCGGATGAAATGACCGCCATACATTCTGAAGACTGGAACTTTTTTATACAGGATCTTTCGGTTACGTACCCAAATATTGATTTTAATCTTAAAAACCAGGTCTCACAAAATCTTCCTTTCGATAAAAATCTGATGGAAACAGTCATTAAAAATCTTTGTGAAAACAGCATAAAATATGAGGCTTCTGCTGTTACAGTAAGTCTTCACCTCCGTTCCCAACAATTGGAAATCGAAGTTTCTGACAACGGGCAAGGCATGGAAACGAAAGAACTTACTACCATTTTTGAAAAATTCTACAGAATACAGAATAACAATATTCACAACAGTAAAGGACTGGGGCTGGGGCTTTATTTTGTGAAGAAGATCATTACCAATTATGGAGGAAAAATAGAAGTTTCCAGCCAAATCAACAGAGGCAGTACTTTTAAAATATCAGTTCCTTATGAAAACTAA
- a CDS encoding outer membrane beta-barrel family protein, giving the protein MNTENEKLSSVKLEIYNIQNELIKEIKTDDNGKFVLENIAEENIKLVINSPGYSLFEKKLVLNESEPLNITLKKDSQEIEGVVMTQRKPLVKRKVDRLEFNVENSNISSLNAWEILKNTPGVTINNSVLSVKGSTGILVTINDKKVMLTGDELKNLLENIQGDEVKSVEVITNPPAKYEASGSAVLNIILKKNKIEGYRGILSSRYVQTQYAKGVFGLSQYYKKNKLSVMGSYYKGLGTYYREGTDYVNYPESQTRWISTMNRKDKNNNQNTLNFNAEYELDSLTNLSLNYSGFFSPKSFGIYNVPTLIYNAQDAVESNYTTINDHRSRSINNSVSFQVDRKLNKKSSLSWVNYFTGNNADKYQNVITYLNFAGQPPKEDNFLTQNKADVKLYSTQFDYQWKGEKLELESGAKYSFVKTSSKLDFSDNENGILQYRPEKSSIFDYKEHNFALYSSLAYNIGKWNFKGGLRAEMTDLEGTVSEPYDLNKSNYWKLFPTFYAQYTTENKQEFGFSYGKRISRPSYSWLNPAKSYYNLFSYYQGDPKLKATITHNLNLTYSWKDWNLDLYYRKEIYPSMEISYQEPSTNSLIYYFTNIEKGEAFGVSLYKNFQVKPWWNIILSENLEHNENYFKGTDGALYKNQVWNWVSNISTSFTLDKSSDWKMEIGHRYYSPGIQGTFRISSQWSAYFVMNRKFFNKKLDASLIFTDIFRSTGQKVSTKYANQDNYFLDYTDTQGVSFSLKFNFGNQTVKNAKTIQKISEQDRL; this is encoded by the coding sequence ATGAACACCGAAAATGAAAAGCTTTCATCTGTAAAGTTGGAAATATATAATATTCAAAATGAATTAATTAAAGAAATAAAAACAGATGATAACGGAAAGTTTGTTCTGGAGAATATTGCAGAGGAAAATATAAAGCTGGTTATTAACAGCCCGGGATATTCCTTATTTGAGAAAAAACTGGTTCTGAATGAGTCTGAGCCACTCAATATCACTCTTAAAAAAGATTCTCAGGAAATAGAAGGAGTCGTAATGACCCAACGCAAACCTTTGGTGAAAAGAAAGGTTGACCGCCTGGAATTTAATGTGGAAAACAGTAATATTTCATCACTCAATGCCTGGGAAATTTTGAAAAATACACCCGGTGTCACTATAAATAATAGCGTTCTGAGTGTAAAAGGAAGCACCGGAATTCTGGTGACTATTAATGATAAAAAAGTAATGCTGACAGGGGATGAGCTCAAAAATCTTCTGGAAAATATACAGGGAGATGAGGTGAAATCTGTGGAAGTAATCACCAATCCGCCCGCAAAATACGAAGCTTCAGGAAGTGCTGTGCTGAATATCATTTTGAAAAAGAATAAAATTGAAGGCTACCGCGGCATTCTCTCGTCCAGATATGTGCAGACACAATATGCGAAAGGTGTTTTCGGCCTTTCCCAATATTATAAGAAAAATAAACTTTCCGTTATGGGAAGTTATTATAAAGGGCTCGGAACGTACTACCGGGAAGGAACAGACTATGTAAACTACCCGGAAAGCCAAACCCGATGGATCAGTACAATGAACAGGAAGGATAAAAACAATAACCAGAATACCCTGAATTTTAATGCGGAATATGAACTGGACAGCTTGACCAATCTAAGCCTCAACTACTCAGGGTTTTTCTCTCCAAAATCCTTCGGAATCTATAATGTTCCTACGCTGATTTATAATGCACAAGATGCAGTAGAATCTAATTATACCACAATCAATGATCACCGGTCACGTTCCATCAACAATTCTGTGAGTTTTCAGGTAGACCGGAAACTGAATAAGAAAAGCAGCCTTTCCTGGGTTAATTATTTTACCGGAAATAATGCGGATAAATACCAGAATGTGATCACCTATCTGAACTTTGCAGGCCAGCCTCCAAAAGAAGATAATTTTCTTACACAGAATAAAGCGGATGTTAAGCTGTATTCCACCCAATTTGATTATCAGTGGAAAGGAGAGAAGCTGGAACTGGAATCCGGAGCGAAGTATAGTTTTGTGAAGACCAGCAGTAAATTGGATTTCTCAGATAACGAAAACGGAATATTACAATACCGTCCTGAAAAGAGCAGTATTTTTGATTATAAAGAACACAATTTTGCCCTGTACTCTTCATTAGCCTACAATATCGGGAAATGGAATTTCAAAGGAGGTCTCCGGGCAGAAATGACAGATCTTGAAGGAACTGTCTCCGAACCTTATGATTTGAATAAAAGCAATTACTGGAAGCTTTTCCCTACGTTCTATGCACAGTATACCACGGAAAATAAGCAGGAGTTCGGTTTTTCCTACGGGAAAAGGATCAGCAGACCCTCTTATTCATGGTTGAATCCGGCAAAATCTTATTATAATTTGTTTTCATACTATCAGGGAGATCCAAAATTAAAAGCAACCATTACCCACAATCTCAATCTTACCTACTCCTGGAAAGACTGGAATCTGGATCTGTATTACAGGAAAGAAATATATCCGTCCATGGAAATCTCCTATCAGGAACCGAGTACAAACAGTCTGATCTATTATTTTACCAATATCGAGAAAGGAGAAGCATTCGGAGTAAGCTTATACAAAAACTTTCAGGTTAAACCCTGGTGGAATATCATCCTTTCTGAAAATCTGGAGCACAATGAAAATTATTTCAAAGGAACAGATGGAGCCCTGTATAAAAATCAGGTCTGGAATTGGGTTTCAAACATTTCAACTAGTTTCACTCTGGATAAAAGCAGCGATTGGAAAATGGAAATAGGCCACCGTTACTATTCTCCGGGAATACAGGGAACATTCAGAATTTCTTCCCAATGGTCAGCGTATTTTGTAATGAACAGAAAGTTCTTTAATAAGAAACTGGATGCCAGCCTCATTTTCACCGATATTTTCAGATCTACAGGTCAGAAAGTAAGTACAAAGTATGCCAATCAGGATAATTATTTTCTTGATTACACAGATACCCAAGGTGTTTCATTTTCATTGAAATTCAATTTCGGAAATCAGACTGTGAAAAATGCAAAAACTATTCAAAAAATATCGGAACAGGATAGGCTGTAG
- a CDS encoding M1 family metallopeptidase — MKKIFSGMLMAISLLQVSAQELYMPRNIKKAYEKGTRDSSGSPGKNYWQNKGVYNVDVKVDAGTKIVSGKETIVYTNNSPDTLNELAIRFVNNLHKPQSARSGFVSKDFLSSGLKIKSFIVNGEKYEINSDDWSTVEKVKFKSALKSKSKAEVKIEWEYPLSVQSGREGQIDPETFYVAYSFPRISVYDDYNGWDMLQHSDRQEFYNDFNDYSFAITAPKNYVVWATGDFLNPEAVLQPEYLKRYKASLKSDKVMHIATEQEMRSGKVTLQNKWNVWKFKASHITDFCFAMSNHYVWDAASVQLKTKRASVQSGYKNGAKDFEHYVDWMRYNLDWFSKNWPGVEYPYNVMTAVQGYADMEYPMMINDTSIPDDLQDARLTADHEIAHTYFPFYMGINETRYAFMDEGWATTLEYLIGIDENGETAAKEFYKNFRVKKWITDPSSEQDQPVITMSTQVSGAGYGNNSYVKASLSYLALKDYLGDELFKKALHHYMDNWNGKHPVPWDYFNSMNTGSGKNLNWFFQNWFYTNNYIDVKVTGASQMNDMLTINVANVGGFAIPFDAVLAYEDGSTEKLHFSPSVWEKDQKLTDLVIPIKKKVKSVQLDGDIFMDYTPEDNRKNL, encoded by the coding sequence ATGAAGAAAATTTTTTCCGGAATGTTGATGGCCATCTCCTTGCTGCAAGTATCGGCGCAGGAACTGTACATGCCGAGGAATATCAAAAAGGCTTATGAAAAAGGAACACGCGACAGCTCCGGTTCACCGGGTAAAAACTACTGGCAGAATAAAGGAGTATATAATGTGGATGTGAAAGTGGATGCCGGTACCAAAATAGTTTCCGGAAAAGAAACCATTGTCTATACCAACAACAGCCCGGATACCCTGAATGAACTGGCGATTAGATTTGTGAATAATCTTCATAAACCGCAATCGGCCAGATCAGGATTTGTATCTAAAGATTTTCTGTCATCAGGGCTGAAGATTAAATCGTTCATCGTAAACGGCGAAAAATATGAGATCAATAGTGACGACTGGAGTACTGTAGAAAAAGTAAAATTTAAATCAGCTTTAAAATCTAAGTCAAAAGCTGAGGTTAAAATAGAATGGGAGTACCCGTTATCTGTACAAAGTGGAAGAGAAGGTCAGATTGATCCTGAAACTTTCTATGTAGCGTATTCTTTTCCAAGAATCTCCGTGTATGATGATTACAACGGATGGGATATGCTTCAGCATTCAGACAGACAGGAGTTTTATAATGATTTCAATGATTACAGCTTTGCGATCACTGCACCCAAAAATTACGTAGTCTGGGCGACCGGAGATTTTCTGAACCCGGAAGCTGTGCTTCAGCCGGAATATTTGAAAAGATATAAAGCTTCATTAAAAAGCGATAAGGTCATGCACATTGCTACAGAGCAGGAAATGAGATCCGGAAAGGTAACGCTGCAGAATAAGTGGAATGTCTGGAAATTTAAAGCCAGCCACATTACGGATTTCTGTTTTGCCATGAGCAATCATTATGTATGGGATGCCGCAAGCGTTCAGCTAAAAACAAAAAGAGCAAGTGTTCAGTCAGGATATAAAAACGGCGCTAAAGATTTTGAACATTATGTAGACTGGATGCGGTATAACCTGGATTGGTTCTCCAAAAACTGGCCGGGAGTAGAATATCCTTATAATGTAATGACAGCTGTCCAGGGATATGCAGATATGGAATATCCCATGATGATCAACGACACCAGTATTCCTGATGATCTTCAGGATGCAAGACTCACCGCAGATCATGAAATTGCCCATACCTATTTTCCTTTCTATATGGGAATTAATGAAACAAGATATGCATTCATGGATGAAGGATGGGCCACTACACTGGAATATCTTATAGGAATTGATGAAAACGGAGAAACTGCTGCGAAAGAATTTTATAAAAATTTCCGTGTTAAGAAATGGATCACGGACCCTTCCTCAGAACAGGATCAGCCGGTGATTACAATGAGTACACAGGTAAGCGGTGCCGGATACGGAAACAATTCATATGTGAAAGCATCTTTGTCTTATCTGGCTCTGAAAGATTATTTGGGAGATGAATTATTCAAGAAAGCATTACATCATTATATGGACAACTGGAATGGAAAACATCCGGTTCCGTGGGATTATTTCAATTCTATGAATACAGGTTCAGGAAAAAATCTGAACTGGTTCTTCCAGAATTGGTTTTATACCAATAACTATATTGATGTAAAAGTGACAGGAGCTTCCCAGATGAATGATATGCTTACGATAAACGTTGCCAATGTGGGAGGATTTGCCATTCCGTTTGATGCGGTTTTAGCCTATGAAGACGGAAGTACAGAGAAGCTGCATTTCTCGCCTTCAGTTTGGGAAAAAGATCAGAAATTGACAGATCTTGTCATTCCTATTAAGAAGAAAGTAAAATCTGTACAGCTGGATGGAGATATCTTTATGGATTATACTCCGGAAGATAACCGCAAAAATTTATAA
- a CDS encoding phosphatase PAP2 family protein gives MKKIALASGILLHLYCIKAQDTIQVKTQDTIPARNLREDIALINSSGCVFNYKTPFFKKQWVKKSIAPAILFTAAAATWGEKENIREVRNRYLPNFKVKYDDYLQYAPAAAVYGLKLAGVKGRNNLGRATLSYGTSLVIMAILVNSIKYTAKVERPDGSKNNSFPSGHAAMAFTNASFLHKEYGMVNPAYSIAGYGSATLTGLGRNLNNRHWVPDILAGAGIGIISTELGYFFIDKIYKNKGDNLSLLSRIQGNDYPSFLALKMGTALGTTNFLKESELDDKKQIGFEGGLEGAYFFSKKWGVGADVSFSSFPIKSQRITFDDGQDFGDHELKTQSLGFLSAGIGPYFSHEFSDKWQLMLKVTGGYAATASGKVFVKGNEIDTPNHELQIARYKPKPAFRWNTGASMTYKFNPGLGLTFYTDYNMINSTIRYYFSDEIKNGDELDQELNNMLAKEKINYITLGLRLTAYF, from the coding sequence ATGAAAAAGATAGCACTAGCATCAGGAATACTATTGCACTTATACTGTATTAAAGCACAGGATACAATCCAGGTTAAAACACAGGATACGATCCCGGCCAGAAACCTCAGAGAAGATATTGCACTGATCAATTCTTCTGGCTGTGTATTTAACTATAAAACCCCTTTCTTCAAAAAACAATGGGTAAAAAAATCAATAGCTCCGGCTATTCTTTTTACCGCTGCTGCTGCAACATGGGGAGAAAAAGAAAATATCCGTGAGGTAAGAAACCGGTACCTTCCGAACTTCAAAGTAAAGTATGATGATTATCTCCAGTATGCTCCCGCCGCCGCGGTTTACGGATTAAAGCTGGCTGGCGTAAAAGGCAGAAACAATCTCGGCAGAGCTACTTTATCTTACGGAACAAGTTTAGTCATCATGGCAATTTTAGTCAATTCTATAAAATATACGGCAAAGGTAGAACGCCCGGATGGGTCCAAAAACAATTCTTTCCCGTCTGGACATGCAGCTATGGCTTTCACCAATGCCAGCTTTTTGCACAAGGAATACGGAATGGTAAATCCAGCCTACAGTATTGCAGGATATGGCTCTGCCACCCTTACAGGACTGGGGCGGAATTTAAATAACAGGCACTGGGTTCCGGACATACTTGCCGGAGCAGGGATTGGGATTATTTCCACAGAGCTCGGGTACTTTTTTATTGATAAAATTTATAAGAACAAAGGAGATAACTTGAGTCTCCTATCCAGAATACAGGGAAATGATTACCCATCTTTTCTTGCGCTGAAAATGGGTACCGCATTAGGCACTACCAACTTCCTGAAGGAATCTGAGCTGGATGATAAAAAGCAGATAGGTTTTGAAGGTGGCCTGGAAGGGGCTTATTTCTTTTCAAAAAAATGGGGTGTAGGTGCAGATGTATCCTTTAGCAGCTTTCCCATTAAATCTCAGAGAATAACGTTTGATGACGGACAGGATTTCGGGGATCATGAACTCAAAACACAATCCCTCGGATTCCTCTCGGCAGGAATAGGACCTTATTTTTCCCATGAATTTTCTGATAAATGGCAGCTTATGCTAAAGGTAACCGGAGGTTATGCCGCTACTGCCAGTGGAAAAGTATTCGTAAAAGGTAATGAAATTGATACACCAAACCACGAGCTTCAAATAGCCAGATACAAGCCGAAACCCGCTTTCCGCTGGAATACGGGAGCTTCTATGACCTATAAGTTCAATCCGGGGCTTGGTCTTACCTTTTATACAGATTACAATATGATTAATTCTACCATCCGTTACTATTTCAGCGATGAGATAAAAAATGGTGATGAGCTGGATCAGGAACTTAACAACATGCTTGCTAAGGAAAAGATCAACTATATCACGTTAGGTTTAAGACTTACTGCCTATTTTTAA
- a CDS encoding zinc metalloprotease: MKKFLFGALVLGLMSACNTDSLSNQNETPQAQEPTIPSALKRSCPSEELRAEMLQKNPSLRLKAEEIEARTQNFVNDLKVGKVLADGTVEIPVVFNVIYNTSAQNVSDARIAEQIAVLNADYGATNSDINKIPSAFQPVAAGDVKIRFKLVATNRKQNSKTGWKSNLEEMKKASTGGIDATDVNKNMNIWVVNSILDQNGQAGTLGYAYYPENAGQWYDGLVIGYQYIGKTGASAPFNLGRTVTHEVGHYLNLPHLWGSSDAGCQTDYSNDTPVSPGPNYGNPTYPLNRVCGGVSRSQMFMNYMDYVDDKSMVMFSANQKTRMQAVVAASGPRAGLR; encoded by the coding sequence ATGAAAAAATTCCTATTCGGAGCCCTAGTTCTGGGCCTTATGTCGGCATGTAATACCGACAGCCTAAGCAATCAAAATGAGACCCCTCAGGCTCAGGAGCCTACCATCCCAAGTGCTCTTAAAAGAAGCTGCCCTTCCGAAGAACTGAGAGCTGAAATGTTACAGAAAAACCCTTCACTCCGCCTTAAAGCTGAAGAAATTGAAGCCCGTACTCAAAATTTTGTGAATGACCTTAAAGTAGGAAAAGTTCTGGCAGACGGGACTGTTGAAATTCCGGTAGTTTTTAATGTCATCTACAACACATCTGCCCAAAATGTTTCTGATGCAAGAATTGCAGAACAAATTGCCGTATTGAATGCCGATTATGGTGCAACGAATTCTGACATCAATAAAATTCCTTCTGCATTTCAGCCCGTAGCGGCAGGGGATGTAAAAATCCGTTTCAAACTGGTAGCTACCAACCGTAAGCAAAACTCTAAAACGGGCTGGAAGTCTAACCTGGAAGAGATGAAAAAAGCAAGCACAGGAGGTATTGATGCTACTGATGTTAATAAAAACATGAATATCTGGGTCGTAAATTCCATCCTTGATCAAAACGGACAGGCAGGAACACTAGGCTATGCTTATTATCCTGAAAATGCCGGGCAATGGTATGACGGTCTTGTCATCGGGTATCAGTATATCGGAAAAACAGGTGCTTCTGCTCCATTCAATTTAGGAAGAACAGTGACTCATGAAGTAGGACACTACCTGAACCTGCCTCACCTTTGGGGATCTTCTGATGCAGGATGCCAGACTGATTACTCTAATGACACGCCTGTTTCTCCCGGCCCTAACTATGGAAATCCTACCTATCCTCTTAACAGAGTTTGTGGTGGTGTAAGCCGTTCTCAGATGTTCATGAACTACATGGATTATGTAGACGACAAATCTATGGTGATGTTCTCTGCCAATCAAAAAACAAGAATGCAGGCTGTAGTGGCGGCATCCGGACCAAGAGCTGGATTAAGATAA